The Leptospira sp. WS39.C2 genome contains a region encoding:
- a CDS encoding response regulator, which yields MARILVVDDAKFMRTLVKDALVGAGHEIVGEAENGNIAVEQYKNLKPDLVTMDITMREKDGIEATKEIIKFDAAAKIIMVTALGQEDLLAKAIKMGVKDFVVKPFPPERLQQAAAKALGL from the coding sequence ATGGCAAGAATTTTGGTTGTAGATGATGCAAAATTCATGAGAACGCTCGTAAAAGATGCGTTAGTTGGAGCAGGTCACGAAATCGTTGGTGAAGCAGAGAATGGTAATATTGCGGTGGAACAATACAAAAACCTCAAACCGGACTTAGTCACTATGGATATCACAATGCGTGAAAAAGATGGAATTGAAGCAACAAAGGAAATCATTAAGTTTGATGCTGCTGCTAAAATCATTATGGTAACTGCCCTTGGGCAAGAAGACCTTTTAGCAAAAGCAATCAAAATGGGTGTGAAAGATTTTGTCGTAAAACCTTTTCCACCGGAAAGATTGCAGCAAGCAGCCGCTAAAGCTTTAGGTTTATAA
- a CDS encoding chemotaxis response regulator protein-glutamate methylesterase, whose protein sequence is MNKKPTVVIIDDSLLVRNILSDALTKKEEISVIATGKTGMDCIDLAEKLKPDFIVLDIEMPIMDGLTALAEIKKRKLPSHVIMLSVLTQHGADATFKALELGAVDFIPKPSSGNQFSPEDIAAVLSLKIKGFSDSKHISPEPIIRPERTERQINKSFQKPFQVEAIGIGTSTGGPKALQTVFAGIPADFPKPIFVVQHMPAGFTKAFADRLNSLSKIHVKEAEQGDLVLAGNAYIAPGDYQMKVVSKGKDRFIELTHSEQVNGHRPSIEVLFDSLVETYGADHLLSMIMTGMGKDGSHAIFNIHAKGGITLAQNEATSVVYGMNRVAVELGGIDFVLPVEELVPKMIELLKSRGN, encoded by the coding sequence ATGAACAAAAAGCCAACCGTTGTGATCATAGATGACTCACTGTTAGTGAGAAATATTTTGAGTGATGCCCTCACCAAAAAAGAGGAAATTTCTGTTATTGCCACAGGCAAAACAGGAATGGACTGCATTGATCTTGCGGAAAAACTCAAACCTGACTTTATCGTTTTAGATATCGAAATGCCGATTATGGATGGGTTAACGGCACTTGCAGAAATCAAAAAAAGAAAATTACCAAGCCATGTGATCATGTTGTCTGTGTTGACTCAACATGGAGCAGATGCGACTTTTAAAGCATTAGAGTTAGGCGCCGTAGACTTCATTCCCAAACCTTCTAGTGGGAATCAATTTTCTCCAGAAGACATTGCTGCCGTATTATCGTTAAAAATCAAAGGATTCTCTGATTCGAAACATATCAGTCCAGAACCCATCATTCGTCCAGAAAGGACTGAGCGCCAAATAAATAAAAGTTTTCAAAAACCGTTCCAAGTAGAGGCTATCGGTATTGGTACCTCTACTGGAGGACCAAAAGCGTTACAAACCGTTTTTGCAGGGATACCAGCTGATTTTCCGAAGCCAATTTTTGTTGTGCAACACATGCCAGCAGGATTTACAAAGGCGTTCGCAGACAGGTTGAATTCCTTGTCAAAAATACATGTGAAAGAAGCAGAACAGGGTGATTTGGTGTTAGCTGGAAATGCTTACATTGCCCCTGGCGACTACCAAATGAAGGTAGTTTCAAAAGGAAAAGATCGTTTCATTGAATTAACTCATTCAGAACAAGTAAATGGACATAGACCATCTATTGAAGTATTATTTGATAGTTTGGTGGAGACCTATGGTGCGGACCATTTATTATCCATGATCATGACTGGTATGGGTAAAGATGGATCTCATGCAATTTTCAACATACACGCCAAAGGTGGTATTACTTTGGCGCAAAATGAAGCAACTTCGGTTGTGTATGGAATGAATCGAGTGGCAGTGGAACTTGGGGGGATCGATTTTGTTCTCCCTGTTGAAGAATTAGTACCAAAAATGATTGAATTATTAAAGTCGAGAGGGAATTAA
- a CDS encoding chemotaxis protein CheW — translation MAGILGEYTEVFLEESEDQIEELNSNLVKLEKDHENPEIINDIFRAAHSLKSSSAFVGLYNLSDLAHTMENLLQKIREGSLEINVKLVNLLFECFDLIKQVIEGVANGVKVETPFTDMIQKLQDYEVSVSSGGSVTTSSSKTKSNQNAGDSTSKSGNVTEEEISEIRMALQEEDGQTVYSVELRLKNDTPMQNLRLLLILQSVKQSGVIIRCNPTEEALDNGQGSFALSFITVTKYSKEELYTQCNIDMVDTLNIQEVKIPQTEMEALEKRSENSFSESNSHGSGTNDSDEKVVAKGSANFEKAVTDSKVVMRTIKVSSDKLDQLMNNVGELVITNSGFQKIYDDLVAQFGEDSLFNELKGKIDQINRISKDLQTGIMNIRMVPIGSVFNRFTRLIRDLSLETGKQVNLVLRGENTELDKKVIDAIGEPLIHLIRNSVDHGIESPEDRRLAGKSEEGTVELNAYQGGSNILVEIRDDGKGLNKNKILNKAIERGLVTEADSQNLSESDIFQYIFAPGFSTADKISDISGRGVGMNVVNKLIEEFKGKIIIHSEEGKGSSFTLSFPQALAIIPSILVIMEEEVYAFPLSEVSETIKVNLDQITTLEGHEIINLRGEVLPIYRLNRILGLADKQEMVEVPVVIVNYKTRKLGFMVDDLIGKHETVIKSLGKNFQDVQGLTGATIMGDGTIILVLDIPGLVEIAADKVDWTDKLVAGEMMKRSSTIRSLEMSDSEYIFKSNHPTNRYNAKLIELRAKDKSRIKKEKHKIEKHIIVPKEEVFTEEPVTNQKITTDLSKKETTVNGHSDEPSSPSATTTSTLVLDHKTDEIHRLADVAKIDNVKLTEREQAAEIIKGFVEQKEERLNQVSALNSDAINEIMSSKDIKKLENIVNTGMMNAGVVLSQLVGKEVELFIPEIKLTDRDGLAKEFRYSMDQFFGMKIRMTGDLNGNLLMMFSEENGSEIAKELLGSEDAKYADGSNHKLSEDMMSVLSEISNIVCSSVMNSLSNKLKKEILPSVPEMITGSFMEVVDIVKPERTKFLSMHTEFNHQGSNLIGVLVFLPDFDELVELIHKS, via the coding sequence TTGGCTGGAATTTTAGGCGAATATACAGAAGTTTTCCTGGAAGAGTCCGAGGACCAAATTGAAGAACTGAATTCCAATTTGGTGAAACTGGAAAAAGACCATGAAAATCCTGAAATCATAAATGATATCTTCAGAGCGGCTCATTCCTTAAAAAGTTCCTCCGCCTTTGTGGGGTTATACAATTTATCTGACCTTGCTCACACGATGGAAAACCTCCTCCAAAAAATTAGAGAAGGGAGTTTGGAAATCAATGTCAAACTTGTAAATCTCCTATTTGAATGTTTTGATTTGATCAAACAAGTGATTGAAGGTGTTGCAAATGGTGTAAAAGTCGAAACTCCTTTCACCGACATGATACAAAAATTGCAAGATTATGAAGTATCCGTTTCGAGTGGTGGTTCCGTAACAACTTCCTCTTCAAAAACAAAAAGTAATCAAAATGCTGGCGACTCCACTTCTAAATCGGGGAATGTAACTGAGGAAGAAATTTCGGAAATTAGAATGGCTTTGCAAGAAGAAGATGGCCAAACAGTTTATAGTGTCGAACTTCGTTTGAAAAATGACACACCAATGCAAAACCTAAGACTTCTTTTGATTTTACAATCAGTAAAACAATCTGGAGTTATCATTCGTTGTAATCCTACAGAAGAAGCTTTGGACAATGGGCAAGGCAGTTTTGCTCTATCTTTTATTACTGTTACAAAATATTCAAAAGAAGAATTGTATACACAGTGTAACATCGACATGGTGGACACTTTAAATATCCAAGAAGTGAAGATTCCACAAACTGAGATGGAAGCTTTGGAAAAAAGATCAGAAAACAGCTTTTCAGAATCTAATTCACATGGATCTGGAACCAACGATTCAGATGAGAAGGTTGTGGCGAAAGGTTCTGCAAATTTTGAAAAAGCAGTCACTGATTCAAAAGTGGTTATGCGAACCATCAAGGTTTCTTCCGACAAACTTGACCAACTCATGAATAACGTCGGTGAACTTGTCATCACAAACTCTGGTTTCCAAAAAATCTATGATGATTTGGTAGCACAGTTTGGCGAAGATTCTTTATTTAATGAATTAAAAGGTAAAATCGACCAAATCAACCGGATTTCCAAAGACCTACAAACGGGTATCATGAACATTCGTATGGTACCAATTGGTTCTGTTTTCAACCGTTTTACAAGGCTCATACGTGATTTATCACTTGAAACAGGTAAACAAGTAAATTTGGTTTTACGTGGAGAAAATACGGAACTCGATAAAAAAGTCATCGATGCAATTGGAGAACCACTTATCCATCTCATCCGAAATTCCGTCGATCATGGAATCGAATCCCCTGAAGATCGAAGACTCGCTGGGAAATCAGAAGAAGGAACGGTGGAACTGAATGCCTACCAAGGTGGTTCGAATATCCTTGTGGAAATCCGAGATGATGGAAAAGGTCTCAATAAAAATAAAATCCTTAACAAAGCCATCGAACGTGGGTTAGTCACTGAAGCTGATTCACAAAACCTTTCAGAATCCGATATCTTCCAATATATCTTTGCACCAGGTTTTTCTACTGCAGATAAAATCTCTGATATCTCTGGACGCGGCGTTGGGATGAATGTGGTCAATAAACTCATTGAAGAGTTTAAAGGAAAAATCATCATCCATTCCGAGGAAGGAAAAGGTTCTTCTTTCACGTTGTCATTTCCACAGGCACTTGCCATCATTCCTTCTATCCTTGTCATTATGGAAGAAGAAGTGTATGCCTTCCCACTTTCAGAAGTTTCAGAAACAATTAAAGTCAATCTTGACCAAATCACTACCTTGGAAGGCCATGAAATCATCAACCTTCGAGGTGAAGTGTTACCGATTTATAGATTGAATCGTATATTAGGTCTTGCCGACAAACAAGAGATGGTTGAGGTCCCTGTAGTCATCGTAAATTATAAAACAAGGAAACTTGGCTTTATGGTAGATGACCTCATTGGAAAACATGAAACCGTCATCAAGTCCCTTGGTAAAAATTTCCAAGATGTACAAGGATTAACTGGTGCCACAATTATGGGTGATGGAACCATCATCTTGGTTTTGGACATTCCTGGCCTTGTTGAAATTGCAGCCGACAAAGTGGATTGGACAGACAAATTAGTGGCGGGTGAGATGATGAAACGTTCGTCCACCATTCGTTCACTAGAGATGTCTGATTCAGAGTATATTTTTAAATCCAACCATCCAACCAATCGTTACAATGCAAAACTCATTGAACTTCGTGCAAAAGACAAATCACGAATTAAAAAAGAAAAACATAAAATCGAAAAACATATCATTGTTCCAAAAGAAGAAGTTTTTACAGAAGAACCGGTGACAAACCAAAAGATCACAACGGATCTTTCTAAAAAAGAAACAACTGTCAATGGACACTCTGATGAACCTTCTTCTCCAAGTGCAACAACAACTTCCACTCTTGTCCTCGATCACAAAACAGATGAGATCCATAGGCTTGCCGATGTAGCAAAAATTGATAACGTAAAACTTACAGAAAGAGAACAAGCCGCAGAAATCATAAAAGGTTTTGTAGAACAAAAAGAAGAACGTTTAAACCAAGTTTCTGCTTTAAATTCGGATGCCATCAATGAGATCATGTCGTCCAAAGACATTAAAAAGTTAGAAAACATTGTGAACACTGGTATGATGAATGCTGGTGTTGTTTTGTCACAGTTAGTTGGTAAAGAAGTCGAGTTATTTATACCAGAAATCAAACTCACCGACAGAGATGGATTAGCAAAAGAGTTCCGATATTCGATGGACCAGTTTTTTGGAATGAAAATCCGAATGACTGGAGATTTGAATGGAAATTTACTGATGATGTTTTCTGAAGAAAACGGATCCGAGATTGCAAAAGAACTTCTTGGTTCTGAAGATGCAAAGTATGCGGATGGTAGTAACCACAAATTATCGGAAGATATGATGTCAGTTTTATCTGAAATTTCTAATATTGTTTGTTCGAGTGTGATGAATTCACTTTCTAATAAACTAAAAAAGGAAATTTTACCTTCCGTTCCTGAAATGATAACGGGAAGTTTTATGGAAGTAGTGGATATTGTCAAACCAGAACGAACAAAGTTTTTGTCCATGCACACTGAGTTTAACCACCAAGGTAGTAACCTTATAGGCGTTCTAGTATTTCTTCCTGATTTTGACGAGTTAGTTGAGTTAATTCATAAATCATGA
- a CDS encoding chemotaxis protein CheW, with protein sequence MEQESDLGDLEQFLTFTIDKEFFGIRLLLVHEILKPVLITRIPNVDDYILGVINLRGEIIPIVDLKKRFNETDSDIYPISRIIVVMLEEKRIGILVDEVKQVVKVQKDFISYTTDDLSLNYSKMVESVSRFEDHLILNLDLEQIVNFVSTTK encoded by the coding sequence ATGGAACAAGAGTCTGATTTAGGAGACCTTGAACAATTTCTTACGTTTACCATTGATAAGGAATTTTTTGGGATTCGATTGCTCCTCGTTCATGAAATTTTAAAACCTGTCCTCATCACAAGGATCCCAAATGTGGACGATTATATTTTAGGTGTGATTAACCTTCGTGGTGAGATCATTCCTATCGTTGATTTGAAAAAAAGATTCAATGAAACTGATTCCGATATTTATCCTATCTCAAGAATCATTGTTGTGATGTTGGAAGAAAAACGAATTGGGATTTTAGTGGATGAAGTTAAACAAGTTGTGAAAGTGCAAAAAGATTTTATCAGTTACACAACAGATGACTTGTCATTAAACTATAGTAAGATGGTCGAATCAGTTTCACGTTTCGAAGACCATTTGATTTTGAATTTGGATTTGGAACAAATAGTAAATTTTGTTTCAACCACAAAGTAA
- a CDS encoding 5-formyltetrahydrofolate cyclo-ligase, with protein MNPISKADARNILKSNIAKLTDREELEAAILKKLFPLLHGKNKIITYVPDLHLEVDVLPIVESSPLPRPTGFIESRHSAKWFFPKVEKDHVLRFIRPFSFTKGPYGIFEPVGDEEISVEEADLILVPGLGYHQNGYRLGRGGGYYDRILNSEMVQKKSIGFSFSKFFPVPFITEEHDTKVGKMITEFQIHSFFD; from the coding sequence TTGAATCCGATTTCCAAAGCAGACGCTAGGAACATTCTAAAATCCAATATCGCCAAACTCACTGACCGTGAGGAATTAGAAGCGGCCATTTTAAAAAAATTATTCCCTCTTTTACATGGCAAAAACAAAATCATCACTTACGTCCCAGACTTACATCTGGAAGTGGATGTTTTACCTATTGTGGAATCGTCACCCTTACCAAGACCCACTGGTTTCATTGAATCCCGCCATTCTGCCAAATGGTTTTTTCCCAAGGTGGAAAAAGACCATGTTTTACGTTTCATACGCCCATTTTCATTCACAAAAGGACCATACGGAATTTTTGAACCTGTTGGAGATGAGGAGATATCCGTAGAAGAAGCGGATTTGATCCTCGTCCCAGGGTTGGGTTACCACCAAAATGGGTATCGTCTGGGAAGGGGTGGTGGTTATTATGATCGCATATTAAATTCAGAAATGGTGCAAAAGAAATCGATCGGATTTAGTTTTTCTAAATTTTTCCCCGTCCCATTTATTACAGAAGAACACGATACCAAAGTCGGAAAAATGATTACGGAATTTCAGATTCATTCTTTTTTCGATTGA
- a CDS encoding cell division protein ZapA, which yields MAESAPNSHKITKQIFGETYTIVGEASSGYITEVADYVESRLLELGKVLPNASKTKIAVLCALNLADELFQMRDVTAKVNENPELEERTKKIISLLEEGIIGDHF from the coding sequence ATGGCAGAATCTGCCCCAAACTCACATAAAATCACCAAACAAATCTTTGGTGAGACTTATACCATTGTTGGAGAAGCTTCTTCTGGTTACATAACAGAAGTGGCTGACTATGTGGAATCACGTCTTTTGGAACTTGGTAAAGTTTTGCCCAATGCATCTAAAACAAAAATTGCCGTTTTGTGTGCACTGAACCTCGCAGATGAACTTTTCCAAATGAGAGATGTGACTGCCAAAGTGAATGAAAATCCTGAACTCGAAGAGCGGACAAAAAAAATCATCTCTTTATTAGAAGAGGGAATCATTGGGGACCATTTTTGA
- the rplT gene encoding 50S ribosomal protein L20, which yields MPRAVNGTIHKNRRKKVLAKAKGFRGGRSKLFRTAKSAVMKAGQWAYRDRRKKKSEFRKLWITRINAAVRENGMSYSKFIHALKTHGINLDRKTLADLAYNHKEVFNAIVEKTKVAK from the coding sequence ATGCCACGCGCAGTCAACGGAACCATCCATAAGAATCGTAGAAAAAAAGTTCTCGCAAAAGCCAAAGGTTTTAGAGGCGGACGTTCAAAACTTTTCAGAACAGCAAAATCTGCTGTAATGAAAGCTGGTCAATGGGCATACCGTGACCGTAGAAAGAAAAAGTCTGAATTTCGTAAACTTTGGATTACGCGTATTAATGCCGCAGTTAGAGAAAATGGAATGTCTTATTCAAAATTCATCCACGCCCTCAAAACGCACGGAATCAACTTAGACCGTAAGACATTGGCTGATCTTGCTTACAATCACAAAGAAGTATTCAACGCCATCGTCGAAAAAACCAAAGTCGCTAAGTAA
- the rpmI gene encoding 50S ribosomal protein L35: MYKLKTNRAAAKRFKFTKSGKIKRGCAFRRHILEKKSPKMKHQSRGMHLIHETDYNRVEKLLPYGG; the protein is encoded by the coding sequence ATGTATAAGCTGAAGACAAATAGGGCAGCAGCCAAACGTTTTAAGTTTACCAAATCTGGTAAAATCAAACGTGGTTGTGCGTTCCGAAGACATATCTTAGAGAAAAAATCTCCTAAGATGAAACACCAAAGCCGTGGAATGCACCTCATCCACGAAACCGATTATAACCGTGTAGAAAAACTTCTACCTTACGGGGGTTAA
- the infC gene encoding translation initiation factor IF-3 encodes MQKRPNPRGNPNQDKFAHIRINEQITNVASIRLVSDEGSDIVTLEEALRRAKEANLDLVEVSGDQDVHVCKLIDFGKYKFELLKKTKEAKKKQHVVTVKEIKIRPRIDNHDFEIKKRHALEFLQKGDKVKVTLRFRGREMVHSEIGMNIVNRFVEDLKEHASPEKMPVHDGKTIVVVMNPISEKPKG; translated from the coding sequence ATGCAGAAACGGCCCAACCCTAGAGGGAACCCAAACCAAGATAAATTCGCCCACATCAGAATTAACGAACAAATTACCAATGTAGCATCGATCCGCCTCGTCAGTGACGAAGGGTCTGATATCGTTACTCTGGAAGAAGCGCTCAGAAGAGCGAAAGAAGCTAACCTTGATTTGGTGGAAGTCTCGGGAGACCAGGATGTTCACGTCTGTAAGCTGATCGATTTTGGAAAATACAAATTCGAACTTCTTAAAAAAACGAAAGAAGCGAAAAAGAAACAACACGTAGTCACGGTTAAAGAAATTAAAATCCGCCCGCGGATTGATAACCATGACTTCGAGATTAAGAAGCGTCATGCTTTAGAATTCTTGCAAAAGGGTGATAAGGTAAAAGTGACACTTCGATTCCGAGGCAGAGAGATGGTTCACTCTGAAATTGGAATGAATATTGTTAACCGGTTTGTCGAGGACCTAAAAGAGCATGCCTCTCCCGAAAAAATGCCGGTACACGACGGAAAGACGATAGTGGTCGTGATGAACCCAATTAGTGAAAAACCTAAAGGATAA